The Micromonospora krabiensis genome window below encodes:
- a CDS encoding TetR/AcrR family transcriptional regulator: MPDLDSLPDTTTRPDGVPGARMDAQRNRRQLIVATREAVASRGLEVSARDIATAAGVGVGTLYRRFGTKEALLGCAMLGLYDELLDTARRCLQRADAWDGLTEFVMTLAGAHRDSRGLAEVTAMCDGPVSPERAQRTVALQDAVFRLTERAQTAGALRPDVTWQDVLICSRAALDVDRCLGIDAGPDGWRRVIAIVLDGMRVHGRSPLQGPGPQIHPGMTEPATNGESPA, from the coding sequence ATGCCTGACCTCGACAGCCTGCCGGACACCACGACGCGCCCCGACGGCGTGCCGGGCGCCCGGATGGACGCTCAGCGCAACCGGCGCCAACTGATCGTCGCGACCCGGGAGGCGGTTGCCTCCCGGGGGCTCGAGGTCTCGGCTCGGGACATCGCGACCGCCGCGGGCGTGGGAGTCGGCACCTTGTATCGGCGCTTCGGCACCAAGGAGGCGCTGCTGGGCTGCGCGATGCTCGGCCTCTACGACGAGCTGTTGGACACCGCGCGCCGGTGTCTGCAGCGCGCCGACGCGTGGGACGGGCTGACGGAGTTCGTGATGACACTTGCCGGAGCGCACCGGGACAGCCGAGGGCTGGCCGAGGTCACCGCCATGTGCGACGGACCGGTGTCGCCGGAGCGCGCGCAGCGGACCGTGGCGTTGCAGGACGCGGTCTTCCGATTGACCGAGCGGGCACAGACAGCCGGTGCGCTTCGTCCGGACGTGACCTGGCAGGACGTCCTGATCTGCTCACGCGCGGCGCTCGACGTCGACCGTTGCCTCGGGATCGACGCGGGCCCGGACGGCTGGCGCCGGGTGATCGCCATCGTGCTCGACGGGATGCGAGTCCACGGGCGGAGCCCTCTCCAGGGGCCTGGCCCCCAGATCCACCCCGGGATGACCGAACCCGCGACGAACGGGGAATCTCCCGCATAG
- a CDS encoding nuclear transport factor 2 family protein encodes MNHLDEIVRRLDALEAVESIKKLKARYFRFVDEKKHDELAALFTPDAHLVTDGITWKSPQEFAYTIRDLTGAAPSVHHGHMPEIEITGPDTASGIWAMEDLLTFPVGPNAPEGHNGYGQYRETYKKVDGEWLIDSVLLTRFRMDPLENWAPDA; translated from the coding sequence ATGAATCACCTCGACGAGATCGTCCGACGGCTGGACGCGCTGGAAGCGGTCGAGAGCATCAAGAAGTTGAAGGCTCGCTACTTCCGCTTCGTCGACGAGAAGAAGCACGACGAGTTGGCCGCGCTGTTCACGCCCGACGCCCACCTGGTGACCGACGGGATCACCTGGAAGTCGCCGCAGGAGTTCGCGTACACCATCCGCGACCTCACCGGCGCCGCTCCGTCCGTCCATCACGGACACATGCCGGAGATCGAGATCACGGGGCCGGACACGGCGTCCGGGATCTGGGCGATGGAGGACCTGCTGACCTTCCCGGTCGGCCCGAACGCTCCGGAGGGGCACAACGGCTACGGGCAGTACCGCGAGACCTACAAGAAGGTCGACGGGGAGTGGCTGATCGACTCGGTGCTGCTCACCCGATTCCGGATGGACCCCCTGGAGAACTGGGCCCCCGATGCCTGA
- a CDS encoding nuclear transport factor 2 family protein — translation MDKQETRKATTMRARVTGAAAAAALLIGGGVGAASLLSAPANAHGHGQTVSASSKSLGERVQRLEDIEEIHQLKARYFRFVDEKKHDELAALFTRDAKLETDGITWKSPQEFAHTIRDLTGAAPSAHSGAMPEITITGPNTASGIWSMEDILTFPAGPNAPEGHNGYGQYRETYKKVNGKWLIDSVVLTRFWMDPLPAWTPPATTGPSSTTTPPATTNGK, via the coding sequence ATGGACAAGCAGGAAACCCGGAAGGCGACGACGATGCGTGCTCGGGTCACCGGAGCCGCCGCGGCAGCCGCGCTGCTGATCGGCGGCGGGGTGGGCGCGGCCTCCCTCCTCTCCGCACCGGCGAACGCACACGGGCACGGGCAGACGGTGAGCGCCTCCTCCAAGTCCCTCGGGGAACGCGTGCAGCGACTGGAGGACATCGAGGAGATCCACCAGCTCAAGGCCCGCTACTTCCGATTCGTGGACGAGAAGAAGCACGACGAGTTGGCCGCGCTGTTCACGCGCGACGCCAAGCTCGAGACCGACGGGATCACGTGGAAGTCGCCGCAGGAGTTCGCGCACACCATCCGCGACCTCACCGGCGCCGCGCCGTCGGCGCACTCGGGAGCGATGCCGGAGATCACCATCACCGGGCCGAACACGGCGTCCGGCATCTGGTCCATGGAGGACATCCTCACCTTCCCGGCCGGCCCGAACGCCCCGGAGGGGCACAACGGCTACGGGCAGTACCGCGAGACCTACAAGAAGGTCAACGGCAAGTGGCTGATCGATTCGGTCGTGCTGACCCGCTTCTGGATGGACCCGCTGCCCGCCTGGACGCCGCCGGCGACCACGGGCCCGTCGAGCACCACGACCCCGCCCGCAACCACGAACGGCAAGTGA